The genomic interval GCAGTGGCAACAGCAACAGGCAAACTGTGACATTTGCTGAATCCTGAAGTTTCTGCCCTGACGATGATGAAGAGCGGCTCATTTCTAAGGATTCTCTGATGTTATCCTGTTCCACAATCCAATGCCAAAGTTGCGACCTTTCTCAGCTCGAGTCCGGATATTCCTCTGAAGTGCATGCGAAACAACTTATTCTCAGCGCACATTGAGATGCAATGTCTACGACTACTTCCACAAATATTTCATTCAAAGCCCCAGATGAACTCTTCAAGCGTGTCTTGGCTGGGGAAAAGCAGTGTCCACTTCTGCAAGCCCCCTTGAACGCGGACGGTGGAACGTCACCAGAAAACCATTTTGCCTCAGTCCATCGACCCAACGGTTGGGGAGGTACGCATGTGCGCTACCAAAGGGAAGCAGGGTACTCTCCTATGTTCCCCAGATGCAACCCCTCTAATGCAATTTCAGAAAACTGGGACACCAAATCAGCAGGGCATCCCTATAAAGCAATATCGCTACGTACTATCCTGACTGCGCACAGCCTGATTTAGCATCACCAGCACTCGACTACCTGGAAGTTTGTATTCAAACAAACCCAACAGCCAGTTTCTAACGAGTATAAAAGCTCTCCCTGCTGATCTCCCTGAGATTGGCAAGAGAATCACCCAAGCAGCAAGCATGGAAGCATCCAAGAAGCCTTTAACATGAATCGAACTAAATGACAGCTACTGCTATGTCAACTTTAAACCCAACGTATCTGATCAGGCTGATGGCAACTCACTCACCTACATCCACATTCCTCAATCACTAACCATGGTATGATATAAAGTGTTGATTTTGTAAGGTAGGCTCTACGTGGGCTTATCCTATAACCGATTTGGTCCATGCGTCTGCAGCGAAACATAGCCAATCTATTCAAGGATCCCTTCTCTAACCCACTATCATTTCATCTCGTGCTCTATCACGACTATTTGCTGCACATGACTTTGAGAAGCCCTCTACGACTTAGATATGTCATGCAATATTAGCCAGTATTTTTTCTGTACATACCACACAATACATAGTTATTAAGAATGACTGTTAAATACAGCTGTGTCTTGGGGATGGAACATCTGGGTGCTAACATTCCAAATactttggggggaggaggagattgTCTTgctacaaatccatgtaaccacCCTTCATTATTACTTTTCTCCTTTGTTGTATTCTTTCCCTGTGTCGCATATCATTCAATAAAGACTTCAATGCACACGACGCCCTGCTGCCCACGCTAGACACATATGAGCCTATTTAGTAACTTTTCCTCCATTTCCTACTTTACCCCTGGGACTCATAAATTGCCTATAAAAAGTAACACCtcacaactacaacaaaaaaaGAACTCATCTCCCACCAAAAGGGCGAGAACAAGGACACAAAAACAACGCACCCATCCACATAAAAAGTGTAGAAACAACACAAAAGAACAAGCACCAAACAAACAATATCCacaacacatacaaacacatccaAACGACCACCCAACACCACCAAAcctacaaacatacatacatctttagtttttgtgggttttcgggctatgtggccagttcCGAAAGGTTTCTTCCACATAGGCCActagccgaaaaacccacaaaaacatggatgctggctGAAGCGTCGACGCATACATACATCTGTGTAAGCACTTCTTCATTTTCGTATGCTTACAAAAATACTAGCTATTGGTGGGTGCAGTGACTTCTCCACGCTTCCCTTCAACGTTATCATTCTTCAACCTTCATCCTCTAGTTTCCATTTCCTCTCATTATCTAGGACTTCTTgatcttctctttcctctttcctagtAATTACTTTCCTCTTCTCCCCATCTTTCTCTTATTACACGTTTCTACACTTATCTTAACCTTCTTACACCATCCTCCTCAATTGCCATCCTTATAGATATAGTCAGTACTACATGACTGGCGCATACAGCCTGCCTGATGCTAGTTGTTCAGAGACCGATGAGAGTTCTTATTCCTGTTTTCTACCTCTATCCCTGCTTTGTAATGCACTCATATGTCAAGAGAGCAGCACCACCCTATCTGCCCCCAGGGGCATCAATTTTACTGTGCCTGTTCCACCCATATCTTGAATAAAAATGCTTATAGACAATGAGAAGTGCCTAAGCATAACACACTCGTGTACTGTATGAACACTTTACCAAAAGGCAAGAACCAAGGTACTCAACTGTTCTCTTAAAATGGCGCATAACATCTAAAGGAAGTACCTAACGTTGCTGTTTTTATTGCAGCTAGGACCACCCCCTCCTCGGCTGGATTTTATAGTGGCCCAGAGGAGATTTACTTCTCTTTTAAGCTCGTTTTTTCACCAAATTCCTGTAAAACATAAAAGGCCACCGTGTGTGTGGGCAAACAGGCTGCTTGTAAAATCCTCTGCACCGCTGGATGTGGCAGTCACTTAAGCAACATGGCATCTGTCCATTGTCTCGAGGTTAGAGAATGTAAGACAGCAGAGAATGTATTTGTTATGTTACTCTGACGTCCTTTATGTGAATGTTAGTGAGTCAAACAGTGGGACAATGGCATCCAAATAAGCTTACAGGAGGGTAAACTGGGCCTTTTTGTTGTGTTAaatgcccttgagtcaatctcaaaccatagcgaccctatggatgagacatcttcaagacccccgtCTCCATTCTCTGCTTAATTCCTACAACCCCATATATTTATAACCCATTTGGCACGGTTTAACTTTCTGGCTTtttgctatgaattctgggagttggagtttgttgtgtggGCTTTGCgccactctgggcccacaacaaactccaactcccagatccATAGACaaggccagaaaagagttaaagcagtacccgaactgggttatttcttcagtgtggaccTTCAGAGGCTCTGGACTCTAGTTCCCATCAGCCTATCTGCCAGCTAACCAGTGATAAGGGTGATGGATGTTAAGTAGTTATAGTTCATCTTGGACAGAaggcccaaaatgtaggacaggccTGGAAAAAAGGTAGGACATCCCTGGTCACTGCTGCTGCCTTGACTAACGTGAACTATCCTGGGTTTTTTCtagacaagatttcttcagggaggACTTGCATGGCCttaccttgaggctgagagatgtgactcgcccaaggcgcCATTGGGTTCATGGCCGAGTCAGGGAATCGGCCCCTGGTTTCCAGGTCATAATCTAAACTCAAACACACACTACTCACACTGGCGTTCATATTTTATTCTTATAGGACTAAACTCCAGCATGCCCTTCTCCTTACAGCCCCGCCCCTTCCCTGCTTCCTGCCTCCTGATTGGCGGGGTTTGTCTGATTGCAGCCCCGCGTTTTGCATCTGTCCTTTCTCCCGCTCACCAGCTTCTGGGCTTGATTGGACTATGAGTCGGTTGATACTATGCCTGCTCCTTCCTCCAGCCCTAGACTTCCTGCCCCTGTTGGCGGATCTACTGATTGACAGCTGCAAAAGCTGCAATAGTACCCTGTTCCTCACTCCCTCTGCGACTGCTCTGATTTGGAGGTGTTTCGAGTGACAGCCATAGGTGCGCAGTTTGCTACACCCCTGTCACTATACCCTTGTGATTGGAGGTGAGTCTGAGTGACAGACCGTCGGCGTGCAATATTGCCAATTCTTTACCCTTGCCTTGATGGTCGATGTGTCTGATTGACAGCCCGTGGCATGAAATGATGAAGGGCGGTCGGTCGTCGTGAGGTCTTGTGATTTAGTCAGGGACTCCAggtgtgaagaagaagaagagtcgACTAAGATGGCGGCGCCGGGCTGGTGTGAGCGTGCGGCGCGCGTGGCTCTGTGCCTGGCGGGGCTGGCGCTGTCGGCGTACGCCTTCACGTGGAGACCCAAGGAGGAGCGGGACGCCCGCCTACCGGGCCATGTGCGACCTCCAGCCCCCCGGCAGCTGCTCCCGCGTCTCACCTCCAGGTCATAGCagcctcggaggctgagagagcgtgaccccCAAGGCCCCACTGGGTTGCCATGCCCTGGCCCTCCGGAGCCCTAGTCCAACCCTTTATACGTCGCTGTGGATCCCAGGATGTGAAGTTTCCAAGGTCTTTAGGGAGCCAGCCTGCATGGCGCTAGAGCCCTTGGgctacggtccaaaacacactgcagaaatgacccagtgagaccgctttaaccgccctggctcagagtaggaatcctgggacttattGGGGGGGGCTGTCCAGGGAGCCCAATGGGCCTCACATCCCTCATCCAGCCTGAATACTGTGCCTCCGTTTGCTTCATTTCCCCCAAATGGCAACAATTAATGACATCCTGCCACCTCCTGGTGCCATTTGCAGAGGAAGATGTGATAAATGCATCTTCTTCATCTGaaacgcttgggaccagaagccttcgggattgattgatttatttggtttttggaatacctATGTTtgcatagatatatatatatacacacacacaatatgtgatatcttggagatggtgcCCAAGTCTATACATGGAATTCCTTCAGGCTCCGTATACACTTGATATACGTCGCCTGATGCCTGGCTTTATAGAATATAGAATAATGATTTTTGTTCAGGAAGCCAATTTTGTACACATTgggccatcagaaagcaaaagcgCCACTACCTCAGCCTCCCgtgacattttgtttgtttgctttgggttttgttttgtgagTATTTTGGAACCCTGGACCAGGGAGCCTCATCCTGTGGCACAGTGCTCCTCCACATCCGCCAGCGCTAGGAGAGAAGGACCCCCGGGAATGTGGGGAATGTGGGGAAGCCACAAATACAAAAGAACATTGTTCTTTTCAGTgcactctgtggtcaacaactGTAGATGCTGAAGGATCGACAAATGCTAGAGACATGCTTTCTCTAGGAGGTTCTAGGCTCTCCAGCACAGCGCTATGGGCAGCCTCTGCCAGAAGTGCGCTCAGGACTTAGAAATTCTTACaaagaatgtattaatcaaaccCAGCAAAAATCAAATCTGTgaaagtcaaaaccgcaaatgtggagggccagctgtacatgGCTTTGGAGTGAGGACAAGGTGagagtacagtcaaccctccatttttgtgggggatccgttctgggcccccctgcgaaaatggagatTTGCCGATATTGAATGGGGCGCGCATGCCCACAAGTGCACACAGGGTGTACGCCACAGGgccccattgacaataatggacATCGCTCCTTTGTGAAGATTCAAGACCGTGGACTTCTAGTCTGCAAGAAAGGAGGGACAactatttttaatgcattttcacatatttggggtttttttctgcaTGATTTTGTGGTATCTTTTAAAATGAAGGGAGCTTTAGGGTCTGCATTAAGCCCATTGCAACAAACCCAGTGACCCCTggaacatttggccctccagatgttgttagactgaaaCTCCTATCGTTCTTCATTATTTGCTCTGCAGGCTGTTAATGGAGGGCCACATATCTCTCTACCTGTCATGAACAATCCAAAATATTATTCTCACTGCTCTTCATTTGTGAACATCTCTCCTGCTTCAATTTTTCCTTCCAGATGGGGTCGTGGTTTTGGCTTGGTAGCCGGCCTCTTGGGACCTGATAGTGTGTTCAACCAGCCAAACAGTATCTTTGGAATCGCTTTCTATCTTCTGCAAATTCTTCTGGGTGAGTGATactttgatttgtttatttatacattGCACTTTTATCCCAAAAAGGATTCCAGCTGGATGCTGTATACAAGGAATGAAACATTCTGGACCATAAAGAGAACCAAATATTTAACAAACAGGACAATAAAACCATGAGATGCTTCAACTAATGATTTTTTCTAAAAAGCAAttggaaaaagttatttttttggaggaattcaaagatatagctgtgtttgtctgtagaatcaatatgtagagagatcttggagcacctttgagactagctgaaagaaagaagttggccatTTGAGCTTTTGTAAGCTgaaatctacttcttcagatgcatttgggcagGTGAGAAAGTAGATTTAATTCCATGAAAGCTCATatggccaacttctttcttccagttagtctcaaaggtgctacaagagctctctacttTCATTTTTGGAATATGACTCCTGCCTGTGCTGCCTGGTGGATTGTGGGAAgcatagtccaaaatgtaacatttccaaactgtttaaaaaaaacaccaaaatttgcattttaaatttaaaatgtctgGTTGTATAAAAAGTTTTCTTCTTGAGTGGCAAACATCACCATCAGTACCAGGCCTACCTGCATCAGAAAGGCTTTTCGAAGTTGGAGGATCATTACAAGCAAAGACCTGTCTTTTGTAGATTAATAGTATTTTTCTGATATAAAAGGGATACAGAGAAGGGCAGCTTCTATGCAAAGGAAAAAGTGGTCCTTATATTTGAGACTTTTAATAGTAAACACCAGCACGTTGAATTGGACTGTGTAGCAAACAGGCAGTAGGCATATCAGTGTAAGAGAATGCATTTTGTGTACATATGTCTGTGTGTAAATATCTGCTGCTACAACTTTTCCTGGGTATATTACCTCCTACATTGCCTGCATCAATGCCAGTTCAATGTGTTTCTTAGCAGAGGAAAATGTAGCTGCCACTGAACTCTAGGGAGTGGTGTGACATGCAAAGGTGGCTGTGTCTGcaagttagacaccactttaaatgtcatgctcaatgctatgggactctgggaattgtagttttttgagatgtTTATccatctctgccagagaactcttgtgccactaacaaactacaaattccaggattccatagcattgagccatggcagttaaagtggtgtcaaactggattatttctgcagtatgaatgGAGCTGCTAAGTCTATCAAGTATTAGAGATCACCACTGATTCTATTATAGACAACTcagccattagcaacagaaaagactccttgagaaattcagagttctctgcctaagaaaggagcagttagATTTGAACAAGATGGAGACAGCAGCTTctcaggagaagttacttttctgttgctatggAGTTGAAATTGTATTGCTGTTTGTCCCTAGTCCTTACACGGCCAATAAAGGGACTATactctgcctgcattgaaatccctcagtatcatcttaactgacaacatctcAAACAGAATCTAGGCTTGTGCTTCTAACATCGTCACcatttttctcttgtatgatttttaacattttccccCAAAGAAGAACccagtgaatcatagaatcatagaatcgtagagttggaagagaccactagggccatccagtccaaccccctgcaatgcaggaaatccaaatcaaagcatccctgacagatggccatccagcctctgtttaaagacctccaaggaaggagactctatcaccctccgagggagtgcattccactgtcgaacagccctaactgtcaggaagttcctcctaatgttcaggtggaatctcttttcctgtagcttgcatccattgttccgggtcctgttctctggagcagcagaaaacaagcttgctctctcctcaatatgacatcctttcaaatatttaaacagggctatcatatcacctcttaaccttcttttctccaggctaaacatccccagctccctgagggcaaggtttccagacccttcaccattttagtcatcctcctttggacacgctccagtttctcaatgtcctttctgaattgtggcgcccagaactggacacaatattctaggtggggcctgaccaaagcagaatacagtggcactattacttctcttgatctag from Sceloporus undulatus isolate JIND9_A2432 ecotype Alabama chromosome 6, SceUnd_v1.1, whole genome shotgun sequence carries:
- the VKORC1 gene encoding LOW QUALITY PROTEIN: vitamin K epoxide reductase complex subunit 1 (The sequence of the model RefSeq protein was modified relative to this genomic sequence to represent the inferred CDS: deleted 1 base in 1 codon), with the translated sequence MAAPGWCERAARVALCLAGLALSAYAFTWRPKEERDAAYRAMCDLQPPGSCSRVFPSRWGRGFGLVAGLLGPDSVFNQPNSIFGIAFYLLQILLGFSTSGLAAITLLGSSLVSVAGSLYLAYILFFVLHDFCVVCVSTYILNFTLLFINYKRLGYLNQACQQHTIKTKKQ